Proteins co-encoded in one Sporosarcina sp. FSL K6-1522 genomic window:
- a CDS encoding T7SS effector LXG polymorphic toxin: MKIVDVDLFQDGVQRNITMLDRLSSEVEAIEHAVNGLVQMEEQLKGAGGSAIRSFYQECHLPFLYFFQSFTKQFKRLLQQMEAALHSLEPASTGHIVEQFLKGDLEQGLELIGHLTASLTEEANGIMDHVSEIVRLPHLDDSDVQEGVLRSKRKRTDTISQLYEFDATQTYALAPIEQDLQTMNAWLTDIEGLFQAGVSAINFVPSQWNVQTFRSGLRTEMFPKVYLNPGDLWIKEQEQLIGTMITAGTFRNLEGKKVETIGENVGEDIKYHAYENGLLIKEYRVGQTVFYEVVSKVEYKEETVTVDKPKENKVLDTVQFVLDIAGLVPVVGEVADGANGIIYSVRGDVTNAALSFGAMIPVAGWASTGGKFAVKGQNLYQVRNVVSTENVTSIYSPIYQDVVSSSLGKTQNQLDLLSTNYYRTGTDAFAFNMPSAKMDIPTNIKSGDVKAKGKESSGGSKETSVADFDAKTATNKQKGNYGEIISSDNLVNNQSLKDAEYDLKPIGRGAPSSIDDKIVHGIDGLYENANVESPIKYVIDEAKFGSSQLGKTAKDGPQMSDDWLTGEKTKRSRILKAVDGDKELAEKITEALEDGQVERVLSKVDSNGNVKTYKLDDKGNIIGDWP, translated from the coding sequence ATGAAAATAGTAGACGTAGATTTATTTCAAGATGGAGTGCAGCGCAATATTACTATGTTAGACAGGCTAAGCAGTGAAGTGGAAGCCATCGAACATGCAGTGAATGGGCTAGTTCAGATGGAGGAACAATTGAAAGGAGCGGGGGGTAGTGCCATACGTTCCTTTTACCAGGAATGTCATTTACCCTTCCTTTATTTTTTTCAGTCGTTTACCAAGCAGTTCAAACGTTTGCTTCAGCAGATGGAGGCAGCACTTCATTCACTCGAACCTGCTTCAACTGGTCACATAGTAGAACAATTCCTAAAGGGGGATTTAGAACAGGGACTTGAGCTGATTGGTCATCTCACGGCTAGTTTGACGGAAGAGGCAAATGGTATTATGGATCATGTGAGCGAAATTGTCAGACTGCCCCATTTAGATGATAGCGATGTGCAAGAGGGAGTTCTTCGTTCTAAGCGAAAACGTACGGATACCATTTCGCAACTTTATGAATTTGATGCAACGCAGACTTACGCACTAGCTCCCATTGAACAAGACTTGCAGACGATGAACGCGTGGCTGACGGATATAGAGGGACTGTTTCAAGCAGGCGTCAGTGCCATAAACTTTGTGCCAAGCCAATGGAATGTACAGACGTTTCGAAGTGGCCTTCGAACGGAAATGTTCCCAAAAGTGTACTTAAATCCTGGCGATTTATGGATAAAGGAACAAGAGCAGCTAATTGGTACGATGATTACTGCGGGCACATTCCGAAACCTGGAAGGAAAGAAAGTAGAGACTATTGGAGAAAACGTAGGAGAAGATATAAAATATCATGCGTATGAAAATGGTTTACTCATTAAAGAGTATAGGGTAGGCCAGACGGTTTTCTATGAAGTGGTGTCCAAAGTTGAATACAAAGAAGAAACCGTTACAGTCGATAAACCGAAAGAAAATAAGGTACTCGATACTGTTCAGTTTGTCTTAGACATTGCCGGGCTTGTCCCCGTTGTTGGGGAAGTAGCGGATGGCGCAAACGGAATCATCTATTCAGTCCGAGGAGATGTAACGAATGCGGCCCTTTCATTTGGGGCGATGATACCCGTTGCGGGCTGGGCAAGTACGGGTGGAAAATTCGCCGTAAAAGGACAGAATTTATATCAAGTAAGAAATGTGGTAAGTACAGAGAATGTGACGTCCATCTATTCACCAATTTACCAAGATGTCGTCAGCAGCTCACTGGGCAAAACACAAAATCAACTAGATCTTTTATCTACTAATTATTACCGAACGGGTACAGATGCCTTTGCATTTAACATGCCATCTGCAAAAATGGATATCCCTACGAATATAAAAAGTGGAGATGTTAAGGCTAAGGGGAAAGAGAGTTCTGGCGGAAGTAAAGAAACAAGTGTGGCCGACTTTGATGCGAAAACAGCTACAAATAAACAAAAAGGTAATTATGGTGAAATCATATCATCTGATAATCTGGTAAACAATCAAAGCTTAAAAGATGCTGAATATGACCTGAAGCCAATAGGCAGGGGTGCACCATCAAGCATAGATGATAAGATCGTACATGGGATTGACGGATTATATGAAAATGCAAATGTGGAATCACCTATCAAATATGTAATTGATGAAGCGAAGTTTGGTAGTTCTCAACTAGGAAAAACAGCTAAAGATGGACCGCAAATGTCAGATGATTGGTTGACTGGTGAGAAAACTAAAAGAAGTAGAATATTGAAAGCGGTTGACGGAGATAAAGAATTAGCAGAAAAAATCACAGAAGCATTGGAAGATGGTCAAGTTGAAAGAGTACTATCAAAAGTTGATAGTAATGGGAATGTAAAAACATATAAGCTAGATGACAAGGGGAACATAATTGGAGACTGGCCTTAA